The Herminiimonas arsenitoxidans genome window below encodes:
- a CDS encoding RNA polymerase sigma factor — MATDKELSDFLEDVERRAFKQAVYAVRKEESALDIVQDAMIKLAEKYGDKPAAELPMLFQRILQNTIRDYFRREKVRSSWISLFSSFGNKQEDQENFDAMDMIEAEEGSYGAETGLGKLERKQVLEFIENEVQNLPSRQREAFLMRYWQDLNVAETAAIMGCSEGSVKTHCSRATHALAQALKAKGIYL, encoded by the coding sequence ATGGCAACTGATAAAGAACTTTCGGATTTTCTTGAAGATGTAGAACGCCGTGCTTTCAAGCAGGCGGTGTACGCTGTTCGTAAAGAAGAATCGGCGCTGGATATAGTCCAGGATGCCATGATCAAACTCGCTGAAAAATACGGTGACAAACCGGCAGCTGAGTTACCTATGCTGTTTCAGCGCATCTTGCAAAACACCATCCGCGATTATTTCCGCCGCGAAAAGGTCCGCTCCTCATGGATCAGCCTGTTTTCCAGCTTTGGCAACAAACAGGAAGACCAGGAAAATTTCGATGCGATGGATATGATAGAAGCGGAAGAAGGCAGCTATGGTGCCGAAACCGGTTTGGGCAAGTTGGAACGCAAGCAAGTACTCGAATTTATCGAGAATGAAGTACAAAATCTCCCCTCACGTCAACGAGAAGCCTTCCTGATGCGTTATTGGCAGGATCTGAACGTGGCAGAAACCGCCGCCATCATGGGATGCTCCGAAGGAAGTGTGAAAACACACTGCTCTCGTGCGACGCACGCTCTGGCCCAGGCGCTGAAAGCCAAAGGAATCTACTTATGA
- a CDS encoding DUF3619 family protein, which yields MNTKDLNLAYKLSHALDESANNVSEKTAERLASARKMALSHKKQESKATVFVPQVALAGHSSTSSHNNLWAWLGRMGLAVPLAALVFGLIGIYQFEQHQQIIDSASIDAEVLTDDLPLSAYLDHGFDAFLAKGDK from the coding sequence ATGAACACCAAAGACCTGAATCTCGCTTACAAACTAAGCCATGCGCTGGACGAAAGCGCCAATAATGTATCGGAAAAAACTGCCGAACGTCTGGCATCTGCGCGCAAGATGGCGTTATCACATAAAAAACAAGAGTCTAAGGCGACTGTATTTGTGCCGCAGGTGGCGCTCGCCGGTCATAGCAGCACGTCCTCACACAACAACCTCTGGGCCTGGTTAGGCCGCATGGGCTTGGCCGTACCGCTGGCTGCCTTGGTGTTCGGTTTGATAGGCATCTATCAATTTGAGCAACATCAGCAAATCATCGACTCCGCCTCCATTGATGCCGAAGTATTAACTGATGACTTGCCGCTGTCGGCTTATCTCGACCATGGTTTTGATGCATTTCTGGCAAAAGGGGATAAATAG
- a CDS encoding DUF3106 domain-containing protein has protein sequence MSLAYTGAIQAMPADAPAPPVHAPALAVAVPPAKPTAKPTSVAKTSGNKSDWNKLSPAQKTALAPLAGDWNKLDSFRREKWLELANRFTTMSPSDQERMQERMRDWVKLTPDQRRLARENYNRAKKLNAEQKTKQWEEYQQLSDEKKKQLAETSPPKKRIVNPPRPPIGKNAAQAQAKVISKPIPTKQPLPRAEAIQPSLPISTPIQAPAPTPSPAP, from the coding sequence TTGTCTCTTGCATACACTGGTGCAATACAGGCAATGCCGGCTGACGCACCTGCGCCACCAGTGCACGCACCGGCGCTGGCCGTCGCCGTGCCTCCAGCCAAACCGACTGCCAAACCCACCTCTGTAGCCAAAACCAGCGGCAACAAATCCGATTGGAACAAGTTAAGCCCTGCGCAAAAAACCGCTCTGGCACCACTGGCTGGCGATTGGAACAAGCTGGATTCCTTCCGCAGAGAAAAATGGCTGGAACTAGCAAATAGATTCACCACCATGTCGCCTAGCGATCAAGAACGCATGCAAGAACGTATGCGTGATTGGGTCAAGCTGACGCCTGACCAACGGCGCCTTGCCCGCGAAAACTATAACCGGGCAAAAAAACTCAACGCCGAACAAAAAACCAAGCAATGGGAAGAGTATCAACAACTCTCCGATGAAAAGAAAAAACAGTTGGCTGAAACCTCCCCACCCAAAAAACGCATAGTGAATCCACCGCGCCCACCTATCGGCAAGAATGCTGCGCAAGCGCAAGCAAAAGTAATATCAAAACCGATACCGACAAAACAACCGTTGCCGCGTGCAGAAGCAATTCAGCCGTCTTTGCCTATATCAACGCCTATACAAGCACCAGCTCCGACTCCTTCTCCTGCGCCTTGA